The Haloplanus salinarum genome includes a region encoding these proteins:
- a CDS encoding metal-dependent transcriptional regulator, whose translation MNTADQYLKAIYLIQEMEDGPAATGTLADMLDVSPASANEMIGKLESRDLAEHEKYKGVRLTDEGIARARDAIQTYCIIERFLANVLDVEEFRAEARELEAVIDDTVADRLDTIINRNPNCPDCFDAETDACRELEIECERPAD comes from the coding sequence ATGAACACGGCAGACCAGTACCTCAAGGCGATCTACCTGATCCAGGAGATGGAAGACGGCCCGGCGGCGACGGGGACGCTCGCGGACATGCTCGACGTGAGCCCCGCCAGCGCCAACGAGATGATCGGCAAACTCGAGAGCCGGGACCTCGCGGAACACGAGAAGTACAAGGGGGTTCGCCTCACCGACGAGGGGATCGCTCGCGCCCGCGACGCGATCCAGACGTACTGCATCATCGAGCGGTTCCTCGCGAACGTCCTCGACGTCGAGGAGTTCCGCGCCGAGGCCCGTGAGCTCGAGGCCGTCATCGACGACACGGTGGCCGACCGCCTCGACACCATCATCAACCGCAACCCCAACTGTCCGGACTGCTTCGACGCCGAAACCGACGCCTGTCGGGAACTCGAAATCGAGTGCGAGCGCCCGGCGGACTGA
- a CDS encoding ferritin-like domain-containing protein has translation MSVSHRVGSDHQLARLLQIGIVLEEVVEARAHHHYQSLGADRELDPEIETLLADAAEESAAHRERLEDVIADLDAESIPFEDIETLVEAQYAQTKPDDFDGVLYDQLCNEETAYKFYDDLVSAIEASDARFSVDRDRLLDTLRAIRQDEADGVEDVTKIMETRD, from the coding sequence ATGAGCGTCAGCCATCGGGTCGGCTCCGACCACCAGCTCGCCCGCCTCCTCCAGATCGGGATCGTCCTCGAGGAGGTCGTCGAGGCGCGGGCACACCACCACTACCAGTCGCTCGGCGCCGACCGGGAGCTCGACCCCGAAATCGAGACCTTGCTGGCCGACGCAGCCGAGGAGTCGGCCGCACACCGGGAGCGACTGGAGGACGTGATCGCCGACCTCGACGCGGAGTCGATCCCGTTCGAGGACATCGAGACGCTCGTCGAGGCCCAGTACGCCCAGACCAAACCGGACGATTTCGACGGCGTCCTCTACGATCAGCTCTGTAACGAGGAGACGGCGTACAAGTTCTACGACGACCTCGTGTCGGCCATCGAGGCCAGCGACGCGCGGTTCTCGGTGGATCGGGACCGACTCCTCGACACCCTGCGAGCCATCCGGCAGGACGAGGCCGACGGCGTCGAAGACGTAACGAAGATCATGGAGACACGCGATTAG